In Streptomyces ambofaciens ATCC 23877, a single genomic region encodes these proteins:
- a CDS encoding FUSC family protein — translation MKAAGRSVRTRLRDRVAASDPGLLRLTAGLRTVGAIALALAVLAVFGADVTHLVAGAMAAMVATFAIREKEPGPQAITLALGLPVALASVSISSLLTSRVVIGDAFFVVLIFCAVFVRRFGDRGTALGLIGFQVYFVSLFVGAKVSVLPELLGAITVAFVCSAVVRFAVVPATPAGILQRLRQAFRARLAQLIATQAELLDAGPGEIDKTLEHLRDGTARLHETALMIQSRLEEGTPDESTARLVQRRVADAEIAAERLGLLLLTARSAERADTLTLHLPGAPAPAVGRSPAPGEATEILRRDLGALRTLVLRPPAEARGTALSHLRNRLLGYRDEENLPEATPAVQDVFRGIGETARAVMGLRIALDGPQDESDDTPATTRSREELDAEDAAIDAGEEAAPKEEPTGLRRPTTRAAVQVAVGSSLAIVGGEFLSSQRWYWAVLTCWIVFINTASTGEILVKGYRRLLGTVLGVVAGIVLAGLVGNHTWTAFGLVLLLIFAMFYTAPLSYTLMSFFVTAMLGLLYTLLHTYSLSVLLLRIEETALGAACGIVAAALVLPIHTDRRTNELLETVLERLTDVTEGAVDQLSGGPAADLLDTARELDQALGDLRAATQPLTHPITPLRARRDTAQYVVALLETCAYHARSLAATAELLPTHPSIAADPRLRGAVRRTVRNIEAIAARVADEDARTEVETGPSIASLLEPDAAGVPRYGRITGRVLRHLERLDEAVVGLARPLGVPVRTPRR, via the coding sequence GTGAAGGCAGCGGGGCGCTCGGTGCGGACACGGCTGCGGGACCGCGTCGCCGCGTCCGATCCCGGACTGTTGCGGCTGACGGCGGGGCTGCGGACGGTGGGCGCCATCGCCCTGGCCCTGGCCGTGCTCGCCGTGTTCGGCGCGGACGTCACCCACCTGGTGGCGGGGGCCATGGCGGCGATGGTCGCCACCTTCGCCATCCGGGAGAAGGAGCCCGGCCCGCAGGCGATCACGCTGGCGCTGGGGCTGCCCGTCGCCCTGGCCTCGGTCTCGATCAGTTCGCTGCTCACCTCGCGGGTCGTCATCGGCGACGCCTTCTTCGTCGTCCTGATCTTCTGCGCCGTCTTCGTGCGCAGGTTCGGCGACCGCGGCACCGCCCTCGGGCTGATCGGCTTCCAGGTCTACTTCGTCTCGCTGTTCGTCGGCGCGAAGGTGTCGGTGCTGCCGGAGCTGCTGGGCGCCATCACGGTGGCGTTCGTGTGCAGCGCGGTGGTGCGGTTCGCGGTGGTGCCGGCGACGCCCGCGGGCATCCTGCAGCGGTTGCGGCAGGCGTTCCGGGCCCGGCTGGCCCAGCTGATCGCCACCCAGGCCGAGTTGCTGGACGCCGGGCCGGGCGAGATCGACAAGACGCTGGAGCATCTGCGGGACGGCACCGCGCGCCTGCACGAGACGGCCCTGATGATCCAGTCCCGGCTGGAGGAGGGCACCCCCGACGAGTCCACGGCGCGGCTGGTGCAGCGGCGCGTCGCGGACGCCGAGATCGCCGCCGAGCGCCTCGGCCTGCTGCTGCTGACCGCGCGCAGCGCCGAGCGGGCGGACACCCTGACCCTGCACCTGCCGGGCGCGCCGGCGCCCGCGGTGGGCCGCTCGCCGGCGCCCGGCGAGGCGACGGAGATCCTGCGCCGCGATCTCGGGGCCCTGCGCACGCTGGTGCTGCGGCCGCCCGCCGAGGCGCGCGGTACCGCGCTGTCCCACCTGCGCAACCGGCTCCTCGGCTACCGCGACGAGGAGAACCTGCCCGAGGCGACCCCGGCGGTCCAGGACGTGTTCCGCGGCATCGGCGAGACCGCGCGTGCGGTCATGGGCCTGCGGATCGCCCTGGACGGGCCGCAGGACGAGTCGGACGACACCCCGGCGACGACCCGTTCCCGGGAGGAGCTGGACGCCGAGGACGCGGCCATCGACGCCGGCGAGGAGGCCGCCCCCAAGGAGGAGCCCACCGGACTGCGGCGGCCCACCACACGGGCCGCGGTGCAGGTGGCGGTGGGGTCCTCGCTCGCCATCGTCGGCGGGGAGTTCCTGTCCTCGCAGCGCTGGTACTGGGCGGTCCTGACCTGCTGGATCGTCTTCATCAACACCGCCTCCACGGGCGAGATCCTGGTCAAGGGCTACCGCCGTCTGCTGGGCACCGTGCTGGGGGTCGTGGCGGGCATCGTGCTGGCCGGCCTGGTCGGCAACCACACCTGGACCGCGTTCGGCCTGGTGCTGCTGCTGATCTTCGCGATGTTCTACACGGCGCCGCTGTCCTACACGCTGATGTCGTTCTTCGTCACCGCGATGCTCGGGCTGCTGTACACCCTGCTGCACACCTACAGCCTGTCCGTGCTGCTGCTGCGCATCGAGGAGACGGCCCTCGGGGCGGCCTGCGGGATCGTCGCGGCGGCGCTGGTGCTGCCGATACACACCGACCGCCGTACGAACGAACTGCTCGAGACGGTGCTGGAGCGGCTCACCGACGTCACCGAGGGCGCCGTGGACCAGCTCAGCGGCGGGCCGGCGGCCGATCTGCTGGACACGGCGCGGGAGCTGGACCAGGCGCTGGGCGACCTGCGGGCCGCCACCCAGCCGCTCACGCATCCGATCACGCCGTTGCGGGCCCGGCGCGACACGGCCCAGTACGTGGTCGCGCTGCTGGAGACCTGCGCCTATCACGCCCGGTCGCTGGCGGCGACGGCCGAGCTGCTGCCGACCCACCCCTCGATCGCGGCCGACCCGAGGCTGCGCGGGGCGGTGCGGCGCACGGTGCGCAACATCGAGGCGATCGCCGCGCGGGTCGCCGACGAGGACGCGCGGACCGAGGTGGAGACCGGGCCGAGCATCGCGTCGCTGCTGGAGCCGGACGCCGCCGGGGTGCCGCGGTACGGCCGGATCACCGGCCGGGTACTGCGGCACCTGGAGCGCCTGGACGAAGCGGTGGTGGGCCTCGCCCGGCCGCTGGGCGTGCCCGTCAGGACACCGCGGCGGTGA
- a CDS encoding LysE/ArgO family amino acid transporter yields MTNALTAAAAGFGTGLSLIVAIGAQNAFVLRQGIRRDAVLAVVGICALSDALLITLGVGGVGAVVVAWPGALTAVGWIGGAFLLCYGALAARRVFRPAGALRAEGDAAGSRRRAVLTCLALTWLNPHVYLDTVFLLGSVAADQGPLRWSFGVGAAAASLCWFAALGFGARYLGRFLARPAAWRVLDGLVAATMVVLGITLIAGA; encoded by the coding sequence ATGACCAACGCCCTCACCGCCGCGGCCGCCGGCTTCGGCACCGGCCTCTCGCTCATCGTCGCCATCGGAGCCCAGAACGCCTTCGTCCTCCGTCAGGGCATCCGCCGCGACGCGGTCCTCGCCGTGGTCGGCATCTGCGCGCTGTCCGACGCCCTGCTCATCACCCTCGGGGTCGGCGGGGTCGGCGCGGTCGTGGTGGCATGGCCGGGCGCGCTGACCGCGGTCGGCTGGATCGGCGGCGCGTTCCTGCTCTGCTACGGCGCCCTGGCCGCCCGGCGGGTGTTCCGGCCGGCGGGCGCGCTGCGGGCGGAGGGAGACGCCGCGGGCTCGCGCCGCCGGGCCGTCCTCACCTGCCTGGCGCTCACCTGGCTCAACCCGCACGTCTACCTCGACACGGTCTTCCTGCTGGGCTCGGTCGCCGCCGACCAGGGCCCACTGCGCTGGTCCTTCGGCGTGGGAGCCGCGGCCGCCAGCCTGTGCTGGTTCGCCGCGCTCGGATTCGGCGCCCGCTACCTCGGCCGCTTCCTGGCCAGGCCCGCGGCCTGGCGGGTCCTGGACGGACTGGTCGCCGCGACCATGGTCGTCCTCGGCATCACCCTCATCGCCGGGGCCTGA
- a CDS encoding WhiB family transcriptional regulator — translation MDNWREHAACRAEDPDLFFPIGTTGPAALQTEQAKTVCRGCPVQEQCLRWALDTGQTIGVWGGTSELERRALKRREAVRRRSA, via the coding sequence ATGGACAACTGGCGAGAGCACGCCGCGTGCCGCGCGGAGGACCCCGACCTGTTCTTCCCGATCGGCACCACCGGACCGGCCGCGTTGCAGACCGAGCAGGCCAAGACGGTCTGCCGGGGCTGCCCCGTGCAGGAGCAGTGTCTGCGCTGGGCCCTCGACACAGGTCAGACCATCGGCGTCTGGGGCGGGACCAGCGAACTGGAACGCCGTGCGCTCAAGCGGCGCGAGGCCGTGCGCAGGCGGTCCGCCTGA
- a CDS encoding DUF488 domain-containing protein, whose amino-acid sequence MTVRVHRVYDPPAPDDGVRVLVDRLWPRGVAKDASQVDAWPKGLTPSTELRRWYHAGEGPYEEFAARYEAELAAPEAAELLDQLRELARRGDVTLLTASKSPGRSHASVLRRLLDQA is encoded by the coding sequence ATGACCGTGCGTGTGCACCGCGTCTACGACCCGCCCGCGCCGGACGACGGCGTACGGGTGCTGGTGGACCGGCTGTGGCCGCGGGGGGTGGCGAAGGACGCGTCCCAGGTGGACGCGTGGCCCAAGGGCCTGACCCCGTCGACCGAGCTGCGCCGCTGGTACCACGCGGGTGAGGGCCCCTACGAGGAGTTCGCCGCGCGCTACGAGGCGGAGTTGGCCGCCCCGGAGGCGGCCGAGCTCCTCGACCAGCTGCGGGAGCTGGCCCGCCGGGGGGACGTGACGCTGCTGACCGCGTCCAAGTCCCCCGGGCGGAGCCACGCTTCCGTGCTGCGCCGCCTCCTCGATCAGGCTTGA
- a CDS encoding LysR family transcriptional regulator ArgP, with amino-acid sequence MTSEAGAVAGAAAFADLPIDQVRTLLAVVDEGTFDAAAAALHVTPSAVSQRVKALEQRTGRVLLLRTKPVRPTDSGTVLVRLARQVARLERDAYAELGLSGAGEPTRVSVAVNADSLATWFLGALTRMPRDPGICFELRREDEDHTATLLREGVVMAAVTSSADPVPGCTVRHLGRMRYLPCAEPAFAARYLDGPLHPSIVAAPVVVFDRRDDFQDGFARRLGHGGAGPARHYVPTSEGFVEAVAAGLGWGMVPEPQAEPLLRAGRLVDFAPDLAVDIPLYWQQWKLDSPALATVAEAVVSAAARALRT; translated from the coding sequence ATGACATCAGAAGCGGGCGCGGTGGCGGGGGCGGCGGCGTTCGCGGACCTTCCGATCGACCAGGTACGCACCCTGCTGGCCGTGGTGGACGAGGGCACCTTCGACGCGGCGGCCGCGGCGCTGCACGTGACACCGTCGGCGGTCAGCCAGCGCGTCAAGGCACTGGAGCAGCGCACCGGCCGGGTGCTGCTGCTGCGCACCAAACCGGTGCGGCCGACGGACTCCGGCACGGTGCTGGTACGGCTGGCCCGTCAGGTGGCCAGGCTGGAGCGGGACGCGTACGCCGAACTGGGGCTCAGCGGGGCCGGGGAGCCGACGCGGGTCTCGGTGGCGGTCAACGCCGACTCGCTCGCCACCTGGTTCCTGGGCGCGCTCACGCGGATGCCCCGAGACCCGGGGATCTGTTTCGAGCTGCGCCGCGAGGACGAGGACCACACGGCGACCCTGCTGCGCGAGGGCGTGGTGATGGCCGCGGTGACCTCCTCCGCCGACCCCGTCCCGGGCTGCACGGTCCGGCACCTGGGCCGGATGCGGTACCTCCCCTGCGCCGAACCCGCCTTCGCGGCGCGGTACTTGGACGGGCCGCTGCACCCGTCGATCGTGGCGGCGCCGGTGGTGGTCTTCGACCGGCGGGACGACTTCCAGGACGGTTTCGCGCGCCGGCTCGGTCACGGCGGCGCGGGTCCCGCGCGGCACTACGTACCGACCTCGGAGGGGTTCGTCGAGGCGGTCGCCGCCGGCCTGGGCTGGGGCATGGTGCCCGAACCGCAGGCCGAGCCGCTGCTGCGCGCGGGCCGGCTCGTCGACTTCGCCCCGGACCTGGCGGTGGACATCCCGCTGTACTGGCAGCAGTGGAAGCTCGACTCCCCGGCGCTGGCCACCGTGGCCGAGGCGGTGGTGTCGGCGGCGGCGCGGGCCCTGCGGACGTAG
- a CDS encoding DUF5133 domain-containing protein has translation MPARLATDASGTDPGPGTRDLAYTLCVSTGTRDVRQALEAARRRLAAAQAPASVAAEPALTAD, from the coding sequence CTGCCCGCACGACTCGCGACTGACGCCTCGGGGACGGACCCCGGTCCTGGGACGCGGGACCTGGCGTACACGCTCTGCGTGTCGACCGGCACGCGAGACGTGCGGCAGGCCCTGGAGGCCGCGCGGCGCCGGCTCGCAGCCGCGCAGGCCCCGGCGTCCGTGGCCGCCGAACCCGCCCTGACGGCGGACTGA
- a CDS encoding MFS transporter: MDTSETSESDTGPGAKSRDPQQGGRRRGWRRWAMDTRPLRRPAYRRLWSSTIVTAVGSQLTAVAVPKQIYDITGSSAWVGAASLAGLLPLIVFALWGGAVADTMDRRKLLLITNIGIAVTSLLFWVQAVTGMESVAALMLLLALQQAFWGLNAPARNASIARLVPDDELAAANALGSTVMQTGQVVGPLLAGALIPVVGLAELYLIDALALCVTVWAVHRLPALPPLSGAAVRRAGLREVVAGFRYIARHKVLLLSFLADIVAMVLGMPRALFPQLAAEGYAGHGEGLALGLLFAAIPIGAVAGGVFSGTFSRARRHGWMVIGAVVVWGAAIAGFGLSSSLWLAVAFLVVAGVADMVSMVFRGAILLSAATDEMRGRMQGVFTVVVAGGPRLADVLHGGAGSAFGAREAVAGGGLLVVVAMLALAAAIPALRRYRV, from the coding sequence GTGGACACGAGCGAGACCAGTGAGAGCGACACCGGACCCGGGGCGAAGAGCCGCGATCCGCAGCAGGGGGGCCGACGGCGCGGATGGCGCCGCTGGGCCATGGACACCCGCCCGCTGCGCCGCCCGGCCTACCGCAGGCTGTGGTCCTCCACCATCGTCACGGCGGTCGGCAGCCAGCTCACCGCCGTCGCCGTGCCCAAGCAGATCTACGACATCACCGGCTCCTCGGCGTGGGTCGGCGCCGCGAGCCTCGCCGGTCTGCTGCCGCTGATCGTGTTCGCGCTGTGGGGCGGCGCGGTCGCCGACACCATGGACCGCCGCAAGCTGCTGCTGATCACCAACATCGGCATCGCCGTCACCTCGCTGCTCTTCTGGGTGCAGGCCGTCACCGGCATGGAGTCGGTCGCCGCCCTGATGCTGCTGCTCGCGCTCCAGCAGGCCTTCTGGGGCCTGAACGCCCCGGCGCGCAACGCCTCCATCGCCCGGCTCGTCCCCGACGACGAACTCGCCGCCGCGAACGCCCTCGGCTCGACCGTCATGCAGACCGGCCAGGTGGTCGGCCCGCTGCTGGCCGGCGCCCTCATCCCGGTCGTCGGCCTGGCCGAGCTGTATCTGATCGACGCGCTGGCCCTGTGCGTCACCGTCTGGGCGGTCCACCGGCTTCCCGCGCTGCCGCCGCTGTCGGGGGCGGCGGTCCGGCGCGCGGGCCTGCGCGAGGTCGTGGCGGGCTTCCGCTACATCGCGCGGCACAAGGTGCTGCTGCTGTCCTTCCTGGCCGACATCGTCGCCATGGTCCTCGGGATGCCCCGCGCCCTCTTCCCGCAGCTCGCCGCCGAAGGCTACGCCGGGCACGGCGAAGGGCTCGCCCTCGGCCTGCTGTTCGCGGCGATACCCATCGGCGCGGTGGCCGGCGGGGTGTTCTCCGGCACCTTCTCCCGGGCGCGCCGCCACGGGTGGATGGTGATCGGCGCGGTGGTGGTCTGGGGCGCCGCGATCGCCGGCTTCGGGCTGAGCTCCAGCCTGTGGCTCGCGGTGGCCTTCCTCGTCGTGGCCGGAGTCGCGGACATGGTGTCCATGGTCTTCCGCGGGGCGATCCTGCTCTCCGCCGCGACCGACGAGATGCGCGGGCGCATGCAGGGCGTCTTCACCGTCGTCGTGGCGGGCGGCCCCCGCCTGGCCGACGTCCTGCACGGCGGGGCGGGCTCCGCCTTCGGCGCGCGGGAGGCGGTGGCCGGCGGCGGACTGCTGGTCGTCGTGGCGATGCTGGCTCTCGCCGCCGCGATCCCGGCGCTGCGGCGCTACCGGGTCTAG
- a CDS encoding ATP-binding protein, whose translation MCDSHTTETVVDQPDADRHRRFRPCKPAEARRTVERVVTERGRTDGHASCDAAALSDAVLVASELTTNAILHGGGVTDFQVDVVGPGVRLSVSDRSHDLPVAVPRTDPQGRRRVGGRGWPIVCRLACDVRVADLPAGGKCITVVVPLS comes from the coding sequence ATGTGTGACAGCCACACGACCGAAACCGTCGTCGACCAGCCCGACGCGGACCGGCACCGGCGGTTCCGGCCGTGCAAACCCGCCGAGGCCCGCAGGACCGTCGAACGCGTCGTCACCGAACGCGGCCGCACCGACGGCCACGCCTCGTGCGACGCCGCCGCCCTGTCGGACGCCGTGCTGGTCGCCTCGGAGCTGACCACCAACGCGATCCTGCACGGCGGCGGCGTCACCGACTTCCAGGTCGACGTCGTCGGCCCCGGGGTGCGCCTGTCGGTGAGCGACCGCAGCCACGACCTTCCGGTCGCGGTGCCGCGCACCGACCCCCAGGGGCGCCGCCGCGTCGGCGGCCGGGGCTGGCCGATCGTCTGCCGGCTCGCGTGCGACGTGCGTGTAGCCGATCTTCCCGCGGGAGGCAAGTGCATCACCGTGGTCGTTCCGCTGTCCTGA
- a CDS encoding aminotransferase class I/II-fold pyridoxal phosphate-dependent enzyme codes for MTADHTRAPVLEALVDYRREGRLSFTPPGHKQAWGADPAVREVLGDAVFYGDVLAIGGLDDRLTRGRVLQRAQDLMADAVHADHTFFTTCGSSLSVKAAMLAVAGPHEKLLIGRDAHKSVVSGLILSGIEPVWVEPRWDAERHLAHPPSAEEFEEAFAAHPDAKGALITSPTPYGAGADLRAVAEVCHRRSAPLIVDEAWGAHLPFHPGLPSWAMDAGADICVTSIHKMGSGLEQGSVFHLRGDLVPPELLGMRADLLSTTSPSALIFAGLDGWRRQMVLHGEELMGGALKLAAEVRSAVEEIDGMHVNDRDDFCAPGMAHDFDPLPVVIDLQGLGISGYQAADWLREHRSVVAHLTDHRRIGAQITHGDDRQTAGELLTALKDLANAAPDLAPAPRVEVPPPSELRMPQVLLPRDAFFGPTEDVPLDRAAGRVAAEMITPYPPGIPAVLPGERLAEPVLRYLRSGLEAGMFLPDPSDPALETVRVVAENGG; via the coding sequence ATGACAGCCGACCACACCCGAGCACCCGTTCTCGAAGCCCTCGTCGACTACCGCCGCGAGGGACGGCTGTCGTTCACGCCGCCGGGGCACAAGCAGGCGTGGGGGGCCGACCCCGCGGTGCGCGAGGTGCTGGGCGACGCCGTCTTCTACGGTGACGTCCTGGCGATCGGCGGACTGGACGACCGGCTGACCCGGGGGCGGGTGCTGCAACGCGCCCAGGACCTGATGGCCGATGCCGTGCACGCGGACCACACGTTCTTCACGACGTGCGGGAGTTCCCTCTCGGTGAAGGCGGCGATGCTGGCGGTCGCGGGGCCGCACGAGAAGCTGCTGATCGGCCGGGACGCCCACAAGTCCGTCGTCTCGGGGCTGATCCTCTCCGGCATCGAGCCGGTGTGGGTGGAGCCGCGCTGGGACGCCGAGCGGCACCTGGCGCATCCGCCGTCCGCCGAGGAGTTCGAGGAGGCCTTCGCCGCACACCCGGACGCCAAGGGTGCCCTGATCACCAGCCCGACGCCGTACGGCGCGGGTGCCGACCTGCGGGCCGTCGCGGAGGTCTGCCACCGGCGTTCGGCGCCGCTGATCGTCGACGAGGCCTGGGGTGCGCATCTGCCCTTCCATCCCGGCCTGCCCTCCTGGGCGATGGACGCGGGCGCCGACATCTGTGTGACCAGCATTCACAAGATGGGCAGCGGCCTGGAGCAGGGTTCCGTGTTCCATCTGCGCGGTGACCTGGTCCCGCCGGAGCTGCTGGGCATGCGGGCGGATCTGCTGAGCACCACCAGCCCCTCCGCGCTCATCTTCGCCGGACTGGACGGCTGGCGCCGGCAGATGGTGCTGCACGGGGAGGAGCTGATGGGCGGGGCGCTGAAGCTGGCCGCCGAGGTGCGCTCGGCCGTCGAGGAGATCGACGGCATGCACGTCAACGACCGGGACGACTTCTGCGCGCCCGGGATGGCCCACGACTTCGATCCCCTGCCCGTCGTCATCGACCTCCAGGGACTGGGCATCTCCGGTTACCAGGCGGCGGACTGGCTGCGCGAGCACCGGAGTGTCGTCGCGCACCTCACGGACCACCGCCGCATCGGCGCGCAGATCACTCACGGGGACGACCGGCAGACCGCCGGGGAACTGCTGACCGCGCTGAAGGATCTCGCGAACGCCGCCCCGGATCTCGCTCCCGCTCCGCGCGTGGAGGTGCCGCCGCCGTCCGAGCTGCGGATGCCGCAGGTGCTGCTGCCCCGGGACGCGTTCTTCGGGCCCACCGAGGACGTGCCGCTCGACCGGGCCGCCGGTCGTGTCGCGGCGGAGATGATCACGCCGTATCCGCCCGGCATCCCGGCCGTCCTGCCCGGCGAGCGGCTGGCCGAGCCGGTCCTGCGGTATCTGCGCAGCGGCCTGGAGGCGGGGATGTTCCTCCCGGACCCGAGTGATCCGGCGCTGGAGACGGTGCGGGTCGTCGCCGAGAACGGCGGCTGA
- a CDS encoding SigB/SigF/SigG family RNA polymerase sigma factor has translation MLIETPTVPGTPAESAQTSATTARRRHDDAPDTMALFGRLAGLEDGPERDAVRDELVTAWLPMAHRIAGRFRDRGESIEDLRQVAALGLVKAIDRFDPERGAFESYAVPTITGEVKRHFRDRMWALRVPRRVQELRNKVRVARRELTQNPGSPEPSVAALAAHTGLTEDEVSAGMEALESFSTLSLDAELSAGDDGYSLADTLGAADGSYDTVIDRESAKEGLRRLPERERAILYMRFFEDMTQSRIADRLGISQMHVSRLISRSCARVRDEALGERAGHRGTARTTRD, from the coding sequence ATGCTCATCGAAACACCCACCGTCCCCGGAACCCCCGCCGAGTCCGCCCAGACGTCCGCCACCACAGCCCGTCGCCGGCACGACGACGCCCCCGACACCATGGCCCTCTTCGGACGGCTGGCGGGACTGGAGGACGGGCCGGAACGCGACGCGGTCCGCGACGAACTCGTCACCGCCTGGCTGCCCATGGCCCACCGGATCGCGGGCCGCTTCCGGGACCGCGGCGAGTCCATCGAGGACCTGCGCCAGGTCGCGGCGCTCGGCCTGGTGAAGGCCATCGACCGCTTCGACCCGGAGCGCGGCGCCTTCGAGAGCTACGCCGTGCCCACCATCACCGGCGAGGTCAAGCGCCACTTCCGGGACCGGATGTGGGCCCTGCGGGTGCCCCGCCGGGTCCAGGAACTGCGCAACAAGGTGCGGGTGGCCCGGCGCGAGCTCACCCAGAACCCGGGCAGCCCCGAACCCTCGGTGGCCGCCCTCGCCGCCCACACCGGGCTGACCGAGGACGAGGTCAGCGCCGGGATGGAGGCGCTGGAGAGCTTCAGCACCCTGTCGCTGGACGCGGAGCTCTCGGCGGGCGACGACGGCTACAGCCTCGCGGACACCCTCGGTGCCGCGGACGGCTCGTACGACACCGTGATCGACCGCGAGTCCGCCAAGGAAGGGCTGCGCAGGCTGCCCGAGCGCGAGCGGGCCATCCTCTACATGCGCTTCTTCGAGGACATGACACAGAGCCGTATAGCCGATCGTCTCGGCATCTCGCAGATGCACGTCTCGCGGCTCATCAGCCGCAGCTGCGCCCGCGTGCGCGACGAGGCACTGGGAGAGCGCGCGGGCCACCGGGGCACTGCCCGCACGACTCGCGACTGA
- a CDS encoding cyclic nucleotide-binding domain-containing protein: MTKAIKLLTALPQPQRGRLTALAREVSFPEDTRIFEAGGRADRFWVVRSGAVSLTQQVTSVQQVTVASLGAGDLLGWSWLFPPYEWDFGAEAFSPVRAYEFDAASVLALCEEDPQLGIVLVRSVAEILAHRLETTRGRLMEHYSLHGRGSL; this comes from the coding sequence ATGACCAAAGCGATCAAACTGCTGACCGCCCTCCCCCAGCCCCAGCGCGGACGGCTTACGGCACTCGCCCGGGAGGTCTCCTTCCCGGAGGACACCCGGATCTTCGAGGCGGGCGGCAGGGCCGACCGGTTCTGGGTCGTCCGCTCCGGCGCGGTCTCCCTGACCCAGCAGGTCACGTCCGTGCAGCAGGTCACGGTCGCCAGCCTCGGCGCGGGTGACCTGCTCGGCTGGTCCTGGCTGTTCCCGCCCTACGAGTGGGACTTCGGCGCCGAGGCCTTCAGCCCGGTGCGCGCCTACGAGTTCGACGCTGCCTCGGTGCTCGCCCTGTGCGAGGAGGACCCGCAACTCGGCATCGTGCTGGTGCGCTCCGTCGCCGAGATCCTCGCGCACCGGCTGGAGACCACCAGGGGCCGGCTGATGGAGCACTACTCCCTGCACGGGCGGGGCTCCCTGTGA
- a CDS encoding DUF1206 domain-containing protein, whose product MNANVLARSGRGRARRAANGSTAEGAARAGLTARGVIYLLVGILALQIAFGTGEHEADRGGALAELSDKPFGAVLLWALGAGLVGMALWRLSEALFGVTGKDGHTAKKRLPAAARCVFYAFVAYSVLAFAAGSGGSGSSDQQSRDVTSRVMEVPAGQWIVGLVGAGIVVAGVVIAVQALRRSYHKKLKLGELSPRARRLVDVTGVGGGAARGIVFAAAGAFAVRAAVDYQPDKAKGLDDTLRSFADTPLGPWLLVCVAAGLVLFGVFSFALARWRRV is encoded by the coding sequence ATGAACGCGAATGTTCTCGCACGTTCCGGCCGCGGCCGGGCCCGCCGGGCGGCGAACGGATCGACAGCCGAGGGGGCCGCACGGGCGGGACTGACCGCACGCGGCGTCATCTACCTGCTGGTCGGCATCCTGGCGCTGCAGATCGCCTTCGGTACCGGTGAGCACGAGGCGGACCGGGGCGGCGCCCTGGCCGAGCTGTCGGACAAGCCCTTCGGGGCGGTCCTGCTGTGGGCGCTGGGTGCCGGACTGGTCGGCATGGCGCTCTGGCGCCTGTCGGAGGCGCTCTTCGGCGTCACGGGCAAGGACGGTCACACCGCGAAGAAGCGGCTCCCGGCCGCCGCCCGGTGCGTGTTCTACGCGTTCGTCGCCTACTCGGTCCTCGCCTTCGCGGCCGGCTCCGGCGGCAGCGGCTCCAGTGACCAGCAGTCCCGCGACGTCACCTCGCGGGTGATGGAGGTGCCCGCCGGGCAGTGGATCGTGGGCCTGGTCGGCGCCGGGATAGTCGTCGCCGGCGTCGTGATCGCCGTGCAGGCGCTGCGCCGCAGCTACCACAAGAAGCTGAAGCTCGGCGAGCTGAGCCCCCGGGCCCGGCGGCTGGTCGACGTCACCGGCGTCGGGGGAGGAGCGGCCCGCGGCATCGTCTTCGCCGCCGCCGGCGCCTTCGCCGTGCGAGCCGCCGTCGACTACCAACCCGACAAGGCCAAGGGCCTGGACGACACCCTCCGCTCCTTCGCCGACACCCCGCTCGGACCCTGGCTGCTGGTCTGCGTCGCCGCGGGTCTGGTGCTGTTCGGCGTGTTCTCCTTCGCCCTCGCGCGCTGGCGCAGGGTCTGA